In Sulfuritortus calidifontis, the sequence CGACGGTGCCTTCGTCCGCGACATCGTCGACGACCCGCTCGACCATGCCATCGTCGAATCGATCAACCGGGTCGGCCATGTGGTGGGTCTGGAGACCATCGCCGAGTTCGTCGAGAACGAGGCCATCCGCGACCGACTGAGCGAGATCGGCGTCGACTACGCCCAGGGCTATGGCCTGCACCGGCCCGAACCCATGGGCAACTGCGCCTAGGAGCCTGTCGGACTTAATCCCCCATGCGCGTTGTCCCGACAAAGCGATGGATGCAAGGCGCGAAGCGTGGCGAATGGTCGTTCCCTTCGCAAGCTTCGCAACGCCGCAGACGCGCTTTGTCGGGGCAACCCGAAGGGCCGGCCCGCAGCGGGCCGGCGCGCAAGGGGTGTTAAGTCCGACAGGCTCCTAGCCCGGCCTTACTTCACCCCGTACTGCGCCCGATAGCCGCGGATCGCGGCCAGGGTCGACTGCCACTCCGGCCTGCCCTCCAGATAGGCGGTCAGGTCGTCGAGGTTGACGATGCTGATCACCGGCAGGCCATGCTGCCGCTCGACCTCCTGCACCGCCGACAGCTCGCCCTGGCCGCGCTCCATGCGGTCGAGCGCGATGGCGACGCCGCAGGGCATGGCGCCCGCCGCCTGGATCAGCTGCACCGATTCGCGCACCGAGGTGCCGGCCGAGATCACGTCATCGACGATCAGCATGCGGCCCGCCAGCGGCGCGCCGACGATGTGGCCACCCTCGCCGTGGTCCTTGGCCTCTTTCCGGTTGAACGAGAACGGCACGTTGCGGCCCAGCCCGACCAGGGCCACGGCGATGGTGGCGACCAGCGGGATGCCCTTGTAGGCCGGGCCGAACAGGCCGTCGAAGGCGACGCCGGAATCGAGGATGGCTTTCGCGTAGAATTCGCCCAGACGCTTCAGGGCCGCGCCGTCGTTGAACAGGCCGGCGTTGAAGAAATAGGGGCTCATCCGGCCGGCCTTGGTCTTGAACTCGCCGAACAGCAACACCTTTTGCTCGATGGCGAACTCGATGAAATCCTTTTTGTAGTCCTGCATTTCGGGCACTCGAAGCAATAACGATGCGAATTGTAACCGCCAATCTCAACGGCATCCGCTCCGCCGCGCGCAAGGGCTTTTTCGACTGGCTGCCCGGCCAGAACGCCGACGTGGTGTGCGTGCAGGAACTCAAGGCCCAGGTCGGCGACATGACCCGCCATATGCTCAACCCGGAAGGCTATTTCGGCTATTTCCACTACGCCGAGAAGAAGGGCTACAGCGGGGTCGGCCTCTATTGCCGGCGCCAGCCGGATGAGATCGTCGAAGGTTTGGGCATCGCCGACATCGACATGGAAGGCCGCTACATCGAAGCGCGGTTCGGCAATACCTCCATCGTCTCGGTCTACCTGCCTTCGGGTTCCAGTTCGGAGGAGCGCCAGGCGGTAAAGTTCAGCTTCATGGACCGCTTCTGGCCGCACCTGGAAAAACTCCGGCAATCCGGGCGCGAGGTGATCCTCTGCGGCGACTGGAACATCGCCCACAAGGAGATCGACCTCAAGAACTGGAAGGGCAACCTGAAGAATTCCGGCTTCCTGCCCGAGGAGCGGGCCTGGATGACCCGGCTGCTCGATGAGCTGGGCTATGTCGACAC encodes:
- a CDS encoding exodeoxyribonuclease III → MRIVTANLNGIRSAARKGFFDWLPGQNADVVCVQELKAQVGDMTRHMLNPEGYFGYFHYAEKKGYSGVGLYCRRQPDEIVEGLGIADIDMEGRYIEARFGNTSIVSVYLPSGSSSEERQAVKFSFMDRFWPHLEKLRQSGREVILCGDWNIAHKEIDLKNWKGNLKNSGFLPEERAWMTRLLDELGYVDTYRRLYPEAEGEAYTWWSNRGQAWAKNVGWRIDYQIATPGIAAAARDASVYKAERFSDHAPLIVDYAAEL
- the pyrE gene encoding orotate phosphoribosyltransferase, with product MQDYKKDFIEFAIEQKVLLFGEFKTKAGRMSPYFFNAGLFNDGAALKRLGEFYAKAILDSGVAFDGLFGPAYKGIPLVATIAVALVGLGRNVPFSFNRKEAKDHGEGGHIVGAPLAGRMLIVDDVISAGTSVRESVQLIQAAGAMPCGVAIALDRMERGQGELSAVQEVERQHGLPVISIVNLDDLTAYLEGRPEWQSTLAAIRGYRAQYGVK